In one Gopherus evgoodei ecotype Sinaloan lineage chromosome 1, rGopEvg1_v1.p, whole genome shotgun sequence genomic region, the following are encoded:
- the LOC115645649 gene encoding olfactory receptor 52K1-like has protein sequence MSCYNHSNPSTFLLMGIPGLEATHFWIAFPFCAMYVVALLGNFTLLFVITTEPSLHLPMYYFLCMLAGIDLVLTTSTVPKILSISWFRSHEISFECCMVQMFFIHSFSAMESEVLLAMAFDRYVAICKPLHYTTIFINAIITKIWLAVFVRGMDLLTPLMCLVSRLPYCGPWIISHSYCEHMAVLKLAYGDIMPNYVYGIMAATFVVGSDSIFIAISYILILRAVLSLSSRDGCLKSFSTCGSHVCVILVIYTPVLFSYMQHRGQNIPVHIHILLADLYLLAPPMLNPIIYGMKTKQIRRQVLRPQYKTVPTSEAKFYT, from the exons ATGTCATGCTACAATCACTCAAACCCCTCCACCTTCCTCCTAATGGGCATTCCCGGGCTGGAGGCCACCCACTTCTGGATCGCCTTCCCGTTCTGTGCCATGTACGTTGTGGCCCTGCTGGGGAACTTCACCCTCCTCTTTGTGATCACAACGGAGCCAAGCCTGCATTTGCCCATGTACTacttcctctgcatgctggcaggcATCGACCTGGTGCTCACCACTTCCACTGTGCCCAAGATCCTGAGCATCTCCTGGTTCCGCTCCCATGAAATCAGCTTCGAGTGTTGCATGGTCCAGATGTTCTTCATCCACAGCTTCTCTGCCATGGAGTCGGAGGTGCTGCTGGCCATGGCCTTCGACCGCTACGTCGCCATCTGCAAGCCATTGCACTACACCACCATCTTTATCAATGCCATCATCACCAAGATCTGGTTAGCTGTCTTTGTGCGGGGCATGGACCTGTTGACCCCCTTGATGTGCCTGGTCAGCCGACTGCCGTACTGCGGGCCCTGGATCATCTCCCATTCCTACTGTGAGCACATGGCTGTATTGAAGCTGGCCTATGGGGACATCATGCCCAACTATGTCTACGGGATAATGGCCGCAACCTTTGTGGTGGGCTCAGACTCCATCTTCATCGCCATCTCCTACATCCTGATCCTCCGGGCTGTCCTCAGTCTTTCCTCCAGGGACGGGTGCCTGAAATCCTTCAGCACCTGCGGCTCCCATGTGTGCGTCATCCTGGTTATCTACACCCCGGTGCTGTTCTCCTACATGCAGCACCGGGGCCAGAACATCCCCGTGCACATCCATATCCTGCTGGCAGACCTCTACCTCTTGGCGCCACCCATGCTGAACCCCATCATATATGGCATGAAGACCAAGCAGATCAGGCGCCAAGTGCTGAGGCC CCAGTATAAGACTGTTCCCACCTCAGAGGCCAAGTTCTACACATAA
- the LOC115648133 gene encoding uncharacterized protein LOC115648133: protein MIATPPRENPLVAWLRAYALQEVLIGNLSDVPPSHDCVACTRPKASEGGSPFLWEFLPLTNLTPQHPASACNNTNWVHRPLFTCNTTSDDRRPNSFAPVAVTGPLPAAPCIVFFGFSNPTPLGQYPNCTQWFIGPRPNSNPKKGSSRYCTEFTRFINHLSTRQVWLCGNNIARTALPAFPKGVCAIGQLVIKGGGLFHHRRPFFSSPRKRRTATAWERLKSATEMVIGGYIQFNPLSYSLTLQQIRGLSLGLEALTNITAEGLRRTSDALTILANYAEQNRLLIQTILQKDFCVALEDLDPRFKGQCCLRLQPGWNNVSAMADQLSSLAIQIREEPYPHF, encoded by the exons ATGATTGCCACCCCGCCTCGAGAAAACCCTCTGGTTGCCTGGTTGAGAGCCTACGCCCTACAGGAGGTCCTCATCGGGAACCTGTCAGATGTCCCCCCATCACACGATTGCGTTGCCTGTACAAGACCaaaggcctcagagggagggtcccccttcctctgggagtTCCTCCCCCTCACGAACCTGACTCCACAGCATCCAGCTTCAGCCTGCAACAACACAAACTGGGTTCATCGGCCTCTGTTCACGTGCAACACCACCAGCGACGACCGAAGACCCAACTCATTCGCCCCTGTTGCGGTGACaggaccactcccagcagccccctgcatcgTGTTCTTTGGCTTCTCCAATCCCACTCCGTTGGGGCAGTATCCCAATTGCACCCAATGGTTCATAGGACCTCGGCCTAACTCAAACCCCAAGAAAGGAAGCTCAAGATACTGCACTGAGTTCACCAGGTTTATTAATCATCTTTCAACAA GACAAGTGTGGCTCTGTGGGAACAACATTGCCCGGACTGCTCTACCCGCATTCCCAAAGGGGGTATGTGCCATTGGGCAACTCGTCATAAAGGGAGGAGGGCTCTTTCACCACCGTCGCCCCTTCTTCTCCTCGCCACGCAAACGACGAACAGCCACCGCATGGGAGCGACTCAAGTCAGCCACCGAGATGGTCATAGGAGGGTACATACAGTTTAACCCCCTCTCATACAGTTTAACTTTACAGCAAATCCGTGGACTGTCGCTTGGTCTGGAGGCCCTCACCAACATCACAGCAGAAGGACTTCGTCGAACCAGCGACGCCCTCACTATCCTAGCCAACTACGCCGAGCAGAACCGTCTTCTGATCCAGACCATCCTACAGAAGGACTTTTGTGTCGCCTTGGAGGACCTCGATCCTCgctttaaaggacaatgttgcctgcgccttcagcctgggtggaacaaTGTCTCAGCCATGGCTGACCAACTATCCTCCCTCGCCATCCAGATTCGTGAAGAGC cgtacccccattTTTGA